Proteins from one Robertmurraya sp. FSL R5-0851 genomic window:
- a CDS encoding TrkH family potassium uptake protein: MKNKFINVNPSQLLVLVFAISILLGTILLKLPFATTTTVSWLDALFTATSAMTVTGLVVVDTETAYTLFGEIVIASLIQLGGLGIMSFAVLIYLVLGRKIGFKERVLVQQALNQTSLGGIVQLVRNLFIFSLGIELIAMILLSLRWVPEMGFAKGIYYSFFHSISAFNNAGFALWSDGLSRYVGDPVVNIVITLLFIIGGIGFTVLADLKNKRTFQKLSLHSKIMIIGTFVINLLAMFFIFFLEYGNPNSLGSLSVVEKWWASYFQAVTPRTAGFNTLDIGSLTDPTIHLMILLMFVGAGSASTGGGIKLTTFLIIVLTVVTYLKGKKEIVVARRSISDTIIFRSLAITMIALTLVFLAVFVLTITEDSTFLPILFEVVSAFGTVGLSMGITASLSIIGKIVIIIVMFTGKLGPLTLAFSLARQEKSKIRYPQEDVLTG, encoded by the coding sequence ATGAAAAATAAATTTATAAACGTAAATCCGTCGCAATTATTGGTTTTGGTTTTTGCTATTTCTATACTATTGGGTACAATTCTTCTTAAACTTCCTTTTGCAACGACAACTACTGTTAGTTGGCTGGATGCACTTTTTACAGCTACATCAGCCATGACAGTTACAGGCCTTGTAGTTGTTGATACAGAAACAGCCTATACTCTTTTTGGTGAGATCGTCATTGCTTCTTTAATTCAGTTAGGGGGATTAGGGATCATGTCCTTTGCTGTCCTTATCTACTTGGTTCTTGGAAGGAAGATTGGTTTTAAAGAAAGAGTTCTCGTCCAACAGGCTTTAAATCAAACTTCTCTAGGAGGGATTGTTCAATTAGTAAGAAATCTATTCATCTTTTCATTAGGTATCGAGCTAATAGCCATGATTTTACTATCTCTGCGTTGGGTTCCTGAAATGGGGTTTGCTAAAGGAATCTATTATAGCTTTTTTCATTCTATTTCAGCCTTTAATAATGCTGGATTTGCCTTATGGTCTGACGGTTTAAGCCGTTATGTTGGAGATCCAGTTGTTAATATTGTTATAACTTTACTCTTTATCATAGGGGGAATTGGCTTTACCGTTTTAGCCGACCTAAAGAATAAACGAACGTTTCAAAAGCTTAGCCTACATTCGAAAATTATGATCATTGGTACGTTTGTTATAAACCTATTAGCCATGTTCTTTATATTCTTCTTGGAATATGGAAACCCCAATTCATTAGGGTCCTTATCTGTAGTGGAAAAATGGTGGGCATCGTATTTTCAAGCTGTTACGCCTAGGACAGCAGGATTTAACACTTTAGATATTGGGAGTTTAACCGACCCCACTATTCATCTAATGATTCTCTTAATGTTTGTAGGTGCTGGAAGTGCTTCTACAGGTGGGGGAATTAAACTAACCACATTCTTAATTATTGTGTTGACGGTTGTTACTTATTTAAAAGGAAAAAAAGAAATCGTTGTTGCTAGAAGATCTATAAGCGATACCATCATTTTTCGGTCACTTGCTATTACTATGATTGCTCTAACATTAGTATTTTTAGCTGTCTTTGTATTAACCATTACGGAGGATTCAACTTTCTTACCAATTTTGTTTGAGGTTGTTTCTGCTTTTGGTACCGTAGGCTTATCTATGGGGATTACTGCTTCCCTTTCAATTATTGGTAAGATAGTTATTATCATAGTCATGTTCACTGGTAAATTAGGGCCATTAACACTCGCATTTTCTCTTGCACGGCAGGAAAAATCTAAAATACGTTATCCTCAAGAGGATGTTTTAACAGGATAA
- a CDS encoding site-specific integrase has product MKPTDFAKHLTEFLSVYLPSQKNVSRNTIQSYRDTFKLLIKYCQEKKNIRAERITLDILSSETLIGFLGWLEKVRKCSISTRNQRLSAIHSFFRYVQAEEPSGLFHFQKVIAIPSKKAEKTVVEHLSPEAMKLLLEQPERGCIKGRRDLTLMSVLYDTGARVQELIDIKVRDVILENPAVIVLTGKGNKTRRVPLLKNSVSLLERYIIENNLDKPWKNEYPLFTNNQQNKLTKEGIAYIITKYVELARRTSTLVPSKVKPHMFRHSKAMHLLQAGVNLIYIRDFLGHVDIKTTEIYARIDTETKRKAIENVYPDLIDSTLPDWNKDQALLTWLSELK; this is encoded by the coding sequence ATGAAACCAACTGATTTTGCGAAGCACCTTACGGAATTTCTTTCGGTGTACCTTCCGTCACAGAAAAATGTCAGTAGGAATACCATTCAATCATATCGTGATACATTTAAACTTTTGATAAAGTATTGCCAAGAAAAGAAAAACATTCGAGCAGAAAGGATTACTTTAGATATTCTTTCAAGTGAAACGCTTATTGGCTTTCTGGGCTGGCTAGAAAAGGTTAGAAAATGTAGCATCTCTACTAGAAATCAGAGGCTTTCAGCGATTCATTCCTTTTTTCGTTATGTTCAGGCCGAAGAACCTTCCGGTCTTTTCCATTTTCAAAAAGTAATCGCAATCCCCTCCAAAAAGGCAGAGAAAACTGTGGTGGAGCATCTGTCACCAGAGGCTATGAAACTACTTCTAGAACAGCCCGAAAGGGGCTGCATTAAGGGTCGACGTGACCTTACATTGATGAGTGTTCTGTATGATACTGGCGCAAGGGTGCAGGAACTAATTGATATAAAAGTAAGGGATGTAATCTTAGAAAATCCGGCAGTGATTGTATTAACAGGAAAAGGAAATAAGACAAGGCGAGTTCCTCTTTTGAAAAATTCCGTATCATTATTGGAACGCTATATTATCGAAAATAATCTGGATAAACCATGGAAAAATGAATATCCTCTCTTTACAAATAATCAGCAAAACAAGCTTACTAAGGAAGGGATTGCCTATATAATAACAAAATATGTTGAATTAGCTAGGAGAACATCAACCCTAGTTCCTTCGAAAGTGAAACCCCATATGTTTCGTCACTCGAAGGCAATGCATTTACTACAAGCAGGAGTAAATCTCATATACATACGTGATTTTCTTGGACATGTAGATATAAAGACGACAGAAATTTACGCCAGAATAGATACTGAGACGAAAAGAAAGGCAATTGAAAATGTTTACCCTGATTTGATTGATAGCACTCTTCCCGACTGGAATAAGGATCAGGCATTGCTTACTTGGCTTTCCGAATTAAAGTAG
- a CDS encoding NAD-binding protein: MKQIAVLGLGRFGGSLVKEFNELGIDTMAVDKSIDKVNEFASYATHAIQANTLDEPTLKHLGIRNFDLVVVSFGDDIEASILTTLHLKELGVKQVWAKAQNDYHHKVLDKIGADRIIHPERDMAKRVAHYIASEKIIDYIELSKDHSIVEIVASDKLHNQTLLELDVRAKYGCSVVAVQRGEDVIVAPVAEEVLQKGDVLIVIGHNSDLNRFEEKGV; the protein is encoded by the coding sequence ATGAAGCAAATAGCCGTACTAGGATTGGGTAGATTTGGAGGGAGTTTAGTTAAAGAATTTAATGAATTAGGAATTGATACAATGGCAGTAGACAAAAGCATAGACAAAGTAAATGAATTTGCTTCTTATGCCACTCATGCTATCCAAGCAAATACTCTTGATGAACCTACTCTGAAGCATTTAGGTATTAGAAATTTTGATTTAGTGGTTGTCTCATTCGGAGACGATATTGAAGCAAGTATCTTAACTACCCTCCATTTAAAAGAGCTGGGAGTTAAGCAAGTGTGGGCAAAGGCTCAAAATGACTATCATCATAAAGTTTTAGATAAAATTGGTGCGGATCGAATTATTCACCCAGAAAGGGACATGGCCAAACGGGTAGCCCATTATATCGCATCCGAAAAAATTATTGATTATATTGAACTTTCTAAGGACCATAGTATCGTTGAAATAGTAGCATCCGATAAATTACATAATCAAACTTTACTTGAACTCGATGTTAGAGCAAAATATGGGTGCAGTGTGGTTGCTGTTCAGCGCGGGGAGGACGTAATTGTTGCACCAGTAGCGGAAGAGGTATTACAAAAAGGAGATGTTTTGATTGTGATAGGACATAATTCCGATTTAAACCGTTTTGAAGAAAAAGGTGTGTAA
- a CDS encoding tyrosine-type recombinase/integrase has translation MSEIIYKGPFKSHIQAHVGLKKAIGYKYDRDSRDLNRFDSFTMEKYPQATELTKEIVLDWCSKKTYEAQANLCSRASVIRQFGKYLDSIGVKAYIIPKGYFPTEEQYVPYIYSFDELERFFAETEKCKYCSECPHRHLIMPVFFRMIYMCGLRVSEARLLKVADVDLENGILTINQSKKDNSRLVPMSVSLTERCRIYSKMVHPYPSAEDYYFPALDNRPMTTGNVYKNFRRFLWSAGISHGGRGNGPRIHDFRHSYSVHCLKKWVDEEKDLTVYLPVLKTYLGHDSFKETAYYLRLTADVFPSITLRLETRYPGMIPQLDGDNDETN, from the coding sequence ATGAGTGAAATCATATATAAAGGCCCTTTTAAAAGTCATATCCAAGCTCATGTGGGACTGAAAAAGGCTATTGGATATAAATATGATAGGGATTCACGTGATTTAAATCGATTTGACAGTTTTACAATGGAAAAGTATCCCCAAGCCACTGAACTTACTAAAGAAATCGTATTAGACTGGTGTAGTAAAAAAACTTACGAGGCACAAGCAAATTTATGTTCACGCGCATCAGTCATCCGCCAGTTTGGGAAATATCTGGATTCCATTGGAGTTAAAGCATATATCATCCCCAAGGGATACTTTCCTACGGAGGAACAATATGTACCGTATATTTATTCTTTTGATGAACTAGAAAGGTTTTTTGCTGAAACGGAAAAATGCAAGTACTGTTCCGAATGTCCACACAGACATCTGATTATGCCCGTGTTCTTTCGTATGATTTATATGTGCGGTTTAAGGGTATCCGAGGCAAGGCTTCTCAAAGTAGCTGACGTTGACCTTGAAAATGGTATTCTGACTATAAATCAATCTAAAAAAGATAACAGCAGGTTGGTACCAATGTCGGTGTCCCTTACGGAACGTTGTCGGATTTATTCGAAAATGGTACATCCTTATCCAAGTGCCGAAGATTATTACTTTCCTGCGCTTGATAACAGACCGATGACGACCGGAAATGTCTATAAAAATTTCCGTAGGTTTTTATGGAGTGCTGGAATTTCACATGGTGGAAGAGGAAATGGTCCTCGTATCCACGACTTTCGCCACTCTTATTCAGTTCATTGTCTGAAAAAATGGGTTGATGAAGAAAAGGATTTAACGGTATATCTTCCAGTACTTAAAACGTATTTGGGTCACGATTCCTTTAAAGAAACTGCTTATTATCTGCGCTTGACTGCGGATGTGTTTCCATCTATTACATTAAGGCTTGAAACGCGGTATCCGGGAATGATTCCTCAATTAGATGGTGATAACGATGAAACCAACTGA
- the xerS gene encoding tyrosine recombinase XerS, with translation MAGPSREKLMHEKRLESKLVDMPEYVIEYIRAKKRAKFSVSTLLGYVHDFQKFFEWLKSEGLTQVNHIKDTPLSILEILSKENVEYYKELLEEENISERENVIKKRSEQSVHRNISALKSLFNYLTTETEDENGECYFYRNVFKKIVVGKEKATASNRARKISSVILGDDEITEFLNYLKNGYEKNLESKKKSLFLRDKERDIALISMMLGSGVRVSEIASLTLHSIDFQKEQIDIVRKGNKADTVLVLPSAMNDLKEYLRVRQERYKPQNNEPYVFLAKYKGAAQPISVRAIQSLVEKYTRAFNSNEEFEIGKALSPHKFRHSFASEWVRKGGGAVLLRDQLGHSSFETTTKYTNLSIEESKKVIDHIESTRK, from the coding sequence ATGGCTGGTCCTTCTCGTGAAAAATTAATGCACGAAAAACGCTTAGAAAGTAAATTGGTTGATATGCCGGAATATGTTATTGAGTACATCCGTGCAAAAAAACGAGCGAAATTTTCTGTTTCTACTCTCCTTGGCTATGTTCACGACTTTCAAAAGTTCTTTGAATGGCTGAAGTCGGAAGGTTTAACTCAAGTAAATCACATTAAGGACACACCACTCTCTATTTTAGAGATACTTAGCAAAGAGAACGTGGAATATTATAAGGAATTATTGGAAGAAGAAAACATCAGTGAACGCGAAAATGTAATTAAAAAGCGTTCAGAGCAGTCAGTTCATCGGAATATAAGCGCTCTTAAATCTTTATTTAACTATTTAACAACGGAAACTGAAGATGAAAATGGTGAATGTTATTTTTATAGAAACGTATTTAAGAAAATAGTTGTAGGTAAAGAAAAAGCAACCGCTAGCAACCGTGCAAGGAAAATAAGTTCAGTAATATTAGGAGACGACGAGATTACGGAATTTTTAAATTATTTGAAGAACGGATATGAGAAGAATCTGGAATCAAAGAAGAAATCTCTCTTTCTAAGAGATAAGGAACGTGACATTGCTCTTATTAGTATGATGTTAGGCAGCGGTGTTCGGGTAAGTGAAATTGCTAGCCTCACCCTTCACTCTATTGATTTTCAAAAAGAGCAGATTGATATTGTCCGCAAAGGAAACAAGGCGGATACAGTATTAGTCCTCCCTTCTGCCATGAATGATTTAAAGGAATACTTACGTGTTAGACAAGAGCGATATAAACCTCAAAACAATGAACCTTACGTATTTTTGGCTAAATATAAAGGGGCTGCTCAACCTATATCTGTCCGAGCTATTCAGAGTCTTGTGGAGAAATACACCCGGGCCTTTAATTCAAATGAAGAATTTGAAATTGGAAAAGCTTTAAGTCCGCATAAATTTCGTCACTCCTTTGCAAGCGAATGGGTTCGTAAAGGTGGTGGAGCAGTTTTATTGAGAGACCAACTGGGCCACAGTTCATTTGAAACAACTACCAAGTATACAAACTTATCTATTGAGGAAAGTAAAAAAGTCATAGATCACATTGAATCTACTAGAAAATAA
- a CDS encoding DUF3800 domain-containing protein: MNYLIYFDESNKIDQFNKQYSYYGAYGELDTSLAVIVEKIRKIFKSSGSKSELHFTEYTKDRHIKKYFQALHTAINENMRINILIVNNQDALASAAKIGLSTQELRNLFYIKIPERLSYGLTRDLSHLDHAIQLVQVKIKIDKNDEYDRIKLNEKLVEQMNAHSAYRNKNYRILKAISQDSKKSIPLQIIDTFMGIVVFLLEKSYMEDTDIAAIKSDLIYRFLIEQDNLLKFQKQIRLLEWTGSE; encoded by the coding sequence ATGAACTATTTAATTTATTTCGACGAATCTAATAAAATTGATCAATTCAATAAGCAGTATTCATATTATGGAGCTTATGGTGAGTTAGACACTTCATTAGCGGTCATCGTTGAAAAGATACGCAAAATATTTAAAAGCAGTGGATCTAAAAGCGAGCTACACTTTACTGAATACACTAAAGACCGTCATATAAAAAAGTATTTCCAAGCCTTACATACAGCCATTAATGAGAATATGAGAATTAACATTCTAATTGTAAATAACCAGGATGCTCTTGCCTCGGCCGCCAAAATAGGATTAAGTACACAAGAATTGCGTAATTTATTCTACATAAAGATCCCAGAAAGGCTATCTTATGGCCTGACCAGAGATTTATCCCACTTAGACCATGCAATTCAATTAGTACAGGTAAAAATAAAAATCGATAAAAACGATGAATACGATCGAATTAAATTAAATGAAAAGCTAGTCGAACAAATGAATGCCCATTCTGCCTACAGAAATAAGAATTATCGAATCCTTAAAGCCATCTCTCAAGACTCGAAGAAGTCCATCCCTCTTCAAATAATAGACACATTTATGGGAATTGTAGTTTTCTTACTTGAGAAAAGTTATATGGAGGATACAGATATAGCTGCTATAAAAAGTGACCTTATTTATAGGTTTTTGATTGAACAAGATAACCTATTAAAGTTTCAAAAACAGATTAGATTATTAGAGTGGACAGGTAGTGAGTAG
- a CDS encoding ImmA/IrrE family metallo-endopeptidase has protein sequence MEDIAKVIGQNIERLKQSKGLTNEDIGNIIGVTRVTVAKYLSGDQVIDSARLFRLANKYNLPLKWFLVSDEESMSFMFRADNPQENFDDDLAHYLNKFLNEYIRILELAGENNLAFLPQAYKLHLKENKLTDDDHELIKEIAEKQRKAFGVDEVIDYDIYSILEKNNINVLALRMDNSKIFGLSAYSEDKGAFIIINDHPDIPEERKIFSAVHELGHLIFHREDYDREPGELAYSKSRNNINEKLVDNFSSYFLIPRNQLRGYKKLFRGFISNFSNVYEVKKEFGVSAKALLMALKEEGYIEQKTFGALFNNLKRMGFDFKEPQPIEYIEKNKKMKSILRRLYLEDKVTTNKVAELLLLNDKEARLLVKAWAEEEDYGDQYTED, from the coding sequence ATGGAAGACATAGCGAAGGTGATTGGACAGAACATCGAAAGGTTGAAGCAATCTAAAGGATTAACCAATGAAGACATCGGTAACATAATTGGGGTGACCAGAGTTACAGTAGCTAAATACCTATCGGGTGATCAGGTCATTGATAGTGCCAGATTATTTAGGTTAGCTAATAAATATAACCTGCCATTAAAATGGTTTTTAGTTTCAGATGAAGAATCCATGTCATTTATGTTTAGAGCTGATAATCCTCAGGAAAACTTTGACGATGATTTAGCCCATTATCTAAACAAATTTCTTAATGAATACATCCGAATCTTGGAATTGGCTGGAGAAAATAACTTAGCTTTTTTGCCTCAAGCATATAAATTACATCTAAAAGAAAATAAACTGACTGATGATGACCATGAATTAATAAAAGAAATTGCCGAAAAACAAAGAAAAGCATTTGGAGTGGATGAGGTTATTGATTATGACATCTATTCCATACTTGAAAAAAATAATATTAATGTGTTGGCATTAAGAATGGACAATAGTAAGATATTTGGATTATCGGCTTATTCAGAGGATAAGGGTGCTTTTATCATCATTAATGATCATCCTGATATCCCTGAGGAGAGAAAGATATTTAGTGCTGTTCATGAACTAGGGCACCTTATCTTCCACAGAGAGGATTATGACAGGGAGCCGGGAGAATTAGCATATAGTAAATCACGTAATAATATAAACGAAAAATTAGTTGATAATTTTTCAAGTTATTTCTTAATTCCAAGAAATCAACTTAGAGGATATAAAAAACTATTCCGTGGATTCATTTCAAATTTCAGCAATGTTTATGAAGTTAAAAAAGAATTTGGTGTTAGCGCAAAGGCTTTGCTGATGGCCTTAAAAGAAGAAGGATATATAGAACAAAAGACTTTTGGAGCATTATTTAACAACTTAAAAAGAATGGGGTTTGATTTTAAAGAGCCACAACCTATTGAATATATTGAAAAAAATAAAAAAATGAAATCCATTCTTCGTAGATTATACTTAGAAGATAAGGTGACTACAAATAAGGTTGCCGAATTGTTATTATTAAACGACAAGGAGGCACGCCTGCTTGTTAAAGCATGGGCTGAAGAAGAGGACTATGGAGATCAATATACAGAAGATTAG
- a CDS encoding site-specific integrase produces MQKKPLDALIQDLEQEMIRLGYTEGSMRFYRSRWQKLLQFAHEQGETYYSEGLGIKFVEKYFHILEKDFDKSLTQSETQELRIIRMIGDFQLHSTILRRYYKHKEILTDFYFIEISNRFKQYCVNKDYSKATIDHYVKQSARFMDYLSSQKVKDCKEINLTLINDYIKTLAGYTYKTVEQNICSLRAFFRFLLVTEEIKIDFASKTPMIQARKQTRIPSVWTEDELKRLISAIDRGSPKGKRDYAIILIACCLGLRCTDIKNLKMEHFLWAEKRLVFTQSKTRQPLTLPLTPEVGWAVIEYLKYGRPKINSPYVFVKHMAPFGPFSEGDHLNQLIKRYMELAHIPTLKKRRGMHSLRHTMASILLEKDTPLSTISDILGHVDTNSTAVYLKVDIKRLKECSLDFKEGLSDE; encoded by the coding sequence ATGCAAAAGAAACCGTTGGATGCATTAATTCAGGACCTAGAACAAGAAATGATTCGGCTTGGCTATACCGAGGGATCTATGAGGTTTTACCGAAGTAGATGGCAGAAACTGCTCCAATTTGCACATGAACAAGGTGAAACATACTATTCGGAAGGGTTGGGAATTAAGTTTGTTGAAAAATACTTTCATATCCTCGAAAAAGATTTTGATAAATCTCTTACACAGTCAGAGACTCAAGAACTTCGAATTATTCGAATGATTGGTGATTTTCAACTACACTCAACTATTTTACGTCGCTACTATAAGCATAAGGAAATCCTTACGGATTTTTACTTTATCGAAATTAGTAACCGTTTTAAGCAATACTGTGTAAATAAAGATTATTCCAAAGCCACAATAGACCATTATGTAAAACAATCTGCTAGATTCATGGATTATCTTTCTTCGCAGAAAGTTAAAGATTGTAAAGAAATCAATCTTACATTGATTAACGATTACATTAAAACCTTGGCGGGATATACATACAAAACAGTAGAACAAAATATCTGTTCCTTGCGTGCCTTTTTCCGCTTTCTCCTAGTTACAGAAGAAATAAAGATTGATTTTGCTTCAAAAACGCCTATGATTCAGGCAAGAAAACAGACCCGTATTCCATCTGTATGGACAGAAGATGAATTGAAAAGGTTAATCTCTGCCATTGATAGAGGGAGTCCAAAGGGCAAAAGAGATTATGCAATTATATTAATAGCATGTTGCCTCGGCTTAAGGTGTACAGATATTAAAAATTTGAAAATGGAGCACTTTCTCTGGGCTGAGAAAAGGCTTGTATTTACTCAATCAAAAACTAGGCAGCCTTTAACTCTTCCATTAACACCGGAGGTGGGATGGGCAGTTATTGAGTATCTTAAGTACGGTCGTCCTAAAATAAACAGCCCCTATGTATTTGTAAAGCACATGGCACCATTTGGGCCCTTTTCTGAAGGAGATCATTTAAATCAGTTAATTAAAAGGTACATGGAATTAGCACACATTCCTACATTAAAAAAAAGAAGAGGAATGCATTCCCTTAGGCATACCATGGCCAGTATACTTCTCGAAAAAGATACACCACTTTCCACCATTTCAGATATCCTTGGTCATGTAGATACAAACTCAACAGCAGTTTACTTAAAGGTTGACATCAAAAGGTTGAAAGAATGTTCCCTTGATTTTAAGGAGGGATTGAGTGATGAGTGA